The DNA window CGAGAGTTTATCAtctcttttagttttttttatgaaatatatCTCTAGATGTTGTTTAGATAAAATTAGAAGATATGCGAATTGAAAACATGTCTAAATTAAGAGATCAGTTCAGTACTGATGGAATGCGTCTTTTATCAACAAAAGACTtaaaaaatgagaaaatagATGCCATAGAGGACAATTTCGCTTTAGCCCTGAACACGTTGGAAAAAGATCTAAAGAAAGCTATAAAAGCGCGTGAATCTAAAAGATTAACAACTGatcaagaaattaaaattgataccTACATTGCTTATGCGACTAGTACATTATATTGGATGCACCTTAAATTAAAAGGCGTTGATATTTCAAAGGTAGGACAATAAATTTACAcgttattcaaaatattattaaccatttttaaattgcagcactATATTTTACAT is part of the Drosophila busckii strain San Diego stock center, stock number 13000-0081.31 chromosome X, ASM1175060v1, whole genome shotgun sequence genome and encodes:
- the LOC108606121 gene encoding uncharacterized protein LOC108606121; this encodes MRIENMSKLRDQFSTDGMRLLSTKDLKNEKIDAIEDNFALALNTLEKDLKKAIKARESKRLTTDQEIKIDTYIAYATSTLYWMHLKLKGVDISKHYILHDLARAKDCLARDKELNDSKSMQHLDIQATQRFIARGLHTRFVDMNGVMVTEEQYRKSLDQNK